A stretch of DNA from Lodderomyces elongisporus chromosome 4, complete sequence:
ATAGAAACTTCTAAAAAGACACGTGAAGAGGCTTAACGGAGGTgccttttttattatttatttttctaaATCTCTTTTCAAGAAGCTTTCACAATTATCGTGGCTCAAGCCGCATAAACAACCTGAAACGACGTGTAACCTCacacaaaattaaaatttcaTGTTTTATATAATTCACTATGTGGTCTaggaaccaaaaaaaaaaaaaaagaacaaacagAGTAgaggaacaacaacaaaactaGAAACAAGCTCTCAGCCCATCACTTGTTCACTTGAACCTGTTTTGTGCTGACCCCTTTTAATTTCCCACCcccgtttcttttctttctccttctttttttttgtttcttttttttttttaatactTGCTTTACCATGACCGACGTGCTTGACCGTGGTGTCAAGTTATCCAACGACAACGAACGTGACTACAATCATGCGACAGACTCTGAATACAAAAGATTGCGTGCCAAGGCCGATGAGTAttacaagaaaagaaatgcGTTGAGCCAACAATCACAAGCTGCATATAAGCAAAAAGATGGTCAAAGAGCACACGAGTTGAGTGAAGAGCTGAAAAAGGCCTTGGCCCAAGCTGAACAGTATAGTCAACAAGCTGCCGAGTATGTCTTTCGCGAAAACAATGCCGACTCTGCAGCGGATGAGATTGACTTGCATGGACTATATGTGAAAGAAGCGGAATGGATATTGAAAGTTCGCTTAAAGCAAGCTATATCAACAAACCAGAGTCACTTAAAGGTCATTGTTGGAAAGGGGTTGCACTCACAGAATGGTATAGCCAAGTTGAAACCCGCGGTCGATCAGCTTTGTGACGAGACTCGTTTGAAGCATTACATTGACCCAAAGAATAGTGGTGTCATGATTATTGAGTTGAATGGGGAGGATGCCTCGAATATACCGACCGGGTGGGGATCGGGAACTATtacacaaccacaacaagcCTATCATGGAAATAACCAGCCTCactaccaacaacaacaccaacaacaacaacaacaacaacagctgcaataccagcaacaacaccaccaaaaccaaaaccaaaaccaaaacttCAAAACAGGTAATCAACTTCTTGACCTTCTTCTCAAAGGTCTTTGTATGTGTATCAATAGCAAGTAGTATAGATTAGAGATGTATTATATTTAAACtagattttgtttttttttaccttttacAAAATAAACCTTTACTTTACAAATAAGACATTTATTAATATCATTGAAATGGTGATTCTATATGAATTGAAGATTTTACCAACAAATAGAGAAATAGTAaggcaagaaaaaaaagaataaaactCAATGGTTGTATAACATCTAAATCTTTTAACAGCCACAGGTGCTGGATTCTGACTCTAAATGAATATTGATTGCATCATTATAATTATCATTTAAATCAGCGTTAGCAGCATTcaattcttcttgttgtaATGCCATCTTGGCTACAACCTCAAATGCTGCTTCAACATTGACGGAGTCCTTCGCACTTGTTTCAAACACTGGGTAATTCAATCCACCTAATTGATTATGTGTGATATTATGaagtttcttttgtaaACTAGGAATCTTTTTTGAATCATCCACGTCAATCTTGTTGCCAATGATAATAAAGGGAAAATCTTGTGGATTTGAGACATTCAGCTGGACAAGAAACTCATCTTTCCAACTCGTGAGGTTATTCAAtgatttttcatttgtcaCATCAAAGCACAATACACAGCAATCAGCACCTCTATAGAAAGCAACACCAAGACTTTGAAATCTCTCTTGCCCAGCGGTATCCCATATCTGTAATGTGACTGATTTATTATTGTCAATAGGTATTTCCTTGGTGAGGAAATCAGCACCAATGGTTGCTTTATATTGCTGACTGAATTTGTTATTGACAAATTGTTGCATAAGTGAGGTTTTACCGACACCAGAG
This window harbors:
- the YPT7 gene encoding Rab GTPase ypt7 is translated as MSSRKKTLLKVIILGDSGVGKTSLMQQFVNNKFSQQYKATIGADFLTKEIPIDNNKSVTLQIWDTAGQERFQSLGVAFYRGADCCVLCFDVTNEKSLNNLTSWKDEFLVQSNVSNPQDFPFIIIGNKIDVDDSKKIPSLQKKLHNITHNQLGGLNYPVFETSAKDSVNVEAAFEVVAKMALQQEELNAANADLNDNYNDAINIHLESESSTCGC